The Astatotilapia calliptera chromosome 4, fAstCal1.2, whole genome shotgun sequence genome segment tgtaattatattgtcttcaacgttccagcggatgggttcaagctacaaacctaacattaattggtccttcgatgCCGGATCCCTGGGATCGCATTCACCGAGGGGGGGGAGGCACGCTGAAAGActgacgtcagccaggaagttcctgtggattcgctgtctgtctttctcctcGATGAATGGCGATCGGCGGGATTCAGGCTGATATTACACGCTAAGCAACGCCAAGTAAGTTTAAAGAGGCCGACTCTATAACCGTGTCGTTGTGCAGTCTCCGCCATTTTGTGAGGCGTTGAGAAGTTCGCTGCTTTGTGGAGCGATAACTGGGTTTGTGTCCCGAAAAAGAAGTTTTGGTTAAATCGCCCAAGGGTCCCAAGCGTCCGGTGAGTGTCCGGTTTTGAAATCGCCCTGGGTGTGTGTCCCGAGCGTCCCTTCATTGGGTTTTGTCGCACGAGTGGGTGAGCGTCCCACAGCTGGGTCAGGGTCCCGAGCGGTCCGGTGTGAGTCCGGAGtaggcctattttgtgttgttgtcattgttgtcgtcgtcgtcgtttttgttgttgttgttgtgtgagtgTATGCGGAGCAGAACACGTGGTCTGTAAcaccgactgttgttgttatcatgggTTTCTAAGCAACCAAGAGTGAGTTAGAGGGAGAAAGACGTTTGTGCTGGACTTTGctcctggcagcacaaagtatttatgtataaaagagagagagcgaaggCTCCACAGCTGCGTGGGTGCACGCGAATGCGGTCGCGCGGGTTTCACGCGGACCTGAGCCGTGCGGTTAATCGCAGGCTTATAAATGGAAGAGATTCAAATGttagaagttttcagaaaacacaccagcctTGAAGAGTGTGTGGAAAaggccagcccacatcagcagcTGTGCTCTGGTGGGTGgctttccccccaccccttcctgacacaaaatGTTAACAGCCTGTGTGCCAAACCATTGAGGTGGATAGTTGTTAAAAGTAACCTACATTAAGCTTGTGGTTGCTTaaattcagtacaatgacatGTGAGGTGAAGTGTTataggtaaatatttaaactaatgaagtgcatagaggcacttgacctgtgtgGAAGACTTTCGTCTTATTATGAACCATTGTTGAGATATACagcacacctgtgaaaacaactaatatgctgaaccctgtatgaaacatctaaaagtacatgatggagaagctgaGTTGAATATGTAAGTGTAAGACTTTGCCACTGTGGGCAGAGCATGCAACTACTGTGTGATGTCGcgttgcagttttgtttttgttttttgagctgatgagcaagctacacattatcagatcaagagctgtctgagaactactcaaagagagggaaacagagctatgagtgtgcagcgtttccatgagcagtttttctgcaccttgactcgtgtgtgtgtgtagcatcagcatcatgtttttgtttatttgttttgttggattaaaaataattaaataaactggtgATCATGCTTATGGATCACCATGGCACATATCTCCAGCCATATGgtttatttatgcagatgaaaaagtgagtgtgaatgtgtctgacatcacagtgtttttgtgcgctgtgtaaaagtaattgcctttgattgtgagtgagagcggtgattctgcaggtcaccagctattgtaacgaaaaaaaagaaaaaaagagtgaaaaagaaaaatcataggaaaaaggttttgtgttgatcagccaaaaacaactacaatttcattttctgcttttaagaaaagactgttcacaaaaacacacacagagagagatgtgtgttgattaagcagtgatgataataatgaaatgtcttagtttgtcactttcaggtgaaaagcagacctgaaccaattttccacatgcagcagtcggaagaaagttatagtttaacatcattggaaacatgcaggccaagtttctggctgactTATTTACAGTGCCATGTGTTTCTCAACCTCACAAGCGAGctcactcctccctgaagataaggaatgcagctccatgataaagagacagcagcaagtcCTGAGCACAAAAAGtcccagcaaagcagcagcaatgtggataaacagcagcagaagaagaaagcaaaccCATCTTCCTGTCTGATTGGTTGAATTTCACGGAGGGGCGAGCAAGGTGGCAGCATGTTGAAATGCTCAAAAAGGACTGAGTGACTCGGGCAAGCCACATGCGGCTAGCGACATGAAAGAAATGGACCCTTCATGATGCGTTCAACGTGCCAGCGCTGTGGTGGGAAAGGCTCCATCATAAACACGCCCTGCGCCGAGGTTcaggccaagaagaagaagacgatgacTTCCAAGCCCAAGAAGGTCGGCCTCAGCGTGGGCGAGCTGATTGTGAAAGCCGTGGCCGCTTCCAAGGAGCGCAACGGCCTGTCTGTGGCCGCTCTCAAGAAGGCTCTGGCTGCCGGAGGCTACGATGTGGACAAGAACAAGGCCCGTGTCAAGACCGCCATCAAGAGCCTGGTGGCGAAGGGCACTCTGGTGCAGACCAAGGGCACCAGGACCTCCGGATCCTTCAAGATGAACAAGGCTACTGAGAGCAAAGCCAAGAAGCCCGCCGCAGCCAAAGCCAAGAAACCGGCAGCAGCTGCTAAGAAGTCGCCcaagaaggcagcagcagcacttcagctactagacaggacaaagctgaaggagaactgccgGGACTGTTGAAGAGGGAGAGGACAAAAGAGtgagaggacaacagagtgagaagACTAGGTGAGAACACATAGGAAttatttaatgtgggaaatcaaaatttgggttagcaaacctggggaaaagaaaactgactgcttaagttggaaaattgaGACGGAGTCTGAAACATTGCgaaaatagaaacatatacaaaatcacacacacacaagcagaacatgcattaaccctactaacaattccaaacacaaaatgactcatgaagactcatagcacattagttaagaaatgattaaatagtagcagagaaatgtgtaggaaaggcagctttaagaacatgctctgctggagatgcagctccacagacatgcattagacctgcctaataacacaaacccatgcaatgaaaattagcttgttatctttcatcagtgttacaatagtgtcaatttagcagacacttgttatcaaatactgaatttatcctaaagaaaaaaattgactCTAcaagttgcaggacaacaatttaacttttgtgggaaaaaaaaaaaaaaaaatcctggtttGATAAATcagtgatcagacaataaatttagtgttaaaatggtaaattgggagaagcttcctgcttgattgaGGCAGCAtaagtaatttactgtatgagggaaattgtcttttgtgatactattttgaacatgcttttctgtcgtcctgtcaacttagtgggttaatagctgatatgcaaattagttgatcggttttagattaatgaaaggtgatTGAATTCTAGTATGAGTGAATGAGATGTGTTGGagtttgttgtgtgttgagtagagactctaaaacactgagtttcctgttttgatgtgcgagtgaatcctgtatttagatacacaactctgaatacgtcagaacagactgttttgtgaagtgcatgacagcatgtcacatgttttatgatgaagggaaaaaggaaaaattgaataaaatagatctgtggcttaaatgagtgaagagcacagaccGGGTGATTAAACTCATAGCTAATATGACATTAGggttatgttgtgtgttgtgcagctgatggttgatttggagtgaatctagctgatgatttttcttttgttgtgaagttgagcctgccaattagtatgatggtatgataaaccatgctaatggtatgatttaccctcctgagatgaggagcttgtgtcatgacttaacaaggcctttttattttgatactttcacagtgcactgagagTTTGGTTTGataatctctgttattttttatttttcatttttgaacaaGCACTGATTTTTGCttgtgaatttcttttctttgagcaGATCTGCAAGTCGGGAATTAAAAGCGTTACACGTCGTCAAGAAAATTGTTgcaagtgagtttctccacatttaaaatgggttcaggagaaagccacttatttgggacaattaggAAATGAGAGTCCCCCCCAAAAAGGATTCAACGAGGAAATCCagtctaaattatttttctttttgaaataacGTCGTTTTGCTGAGCGTGGAAACGAATGCGATGATAATTTCCACAATTAGCAAAAGAAGGAACCACTGAGTGAATgagtaagaattttaaaatatctgactgactgactgaacatGATTGTGTGAAGCTAACCCCCACCTGACAAAGGTGCAGATGAACCcatgtgtttccttttacaggagcagaaagatgacagcaacactcGAGGTTGCATGatgatttaaccttttaaatgccattttctgtgtctgtgcatttatCAGGTGTGTTATTCATAGGCTTGAGTTGCTTACAGAGATATCTGTGACAAAGTATGCATACGCCTGCGCAAGCgctaatatttgcattttcttttcttacagcaTGCCAGTTCTTCATGTGAATTGATGATGCGATTTATACCAGGACGACTGGTTGATGTTTTTTCCtactacaggatttctgggtttatgtgtgaggaaaactgtgtttacaggttatgagtggtgatgctgttgcatTGTGTTgatgggaaaatgtgaaggttacTTTGATAATGTGAATAACATGTGTGAAATTTCCTGTGTTGAGAACTGGTGTTACTTCTTTCCACAGCTAGGGTTgactttatggtgtttttatggcacctctggaacCTGTTGACCTGTGTCTGACCTCTGTCTGACTGCAGTCAATGTGTTTTGCTAATGTTAATTTCTTTGAGAATGCTGTGGAAGATTCAGCTGAaacggacaagtgacatgagtaaaacaaataagagatacAGTGTTTCTGGGATGGTTTGATATGGGCTCATTAGCTGGCCACTTTTGAGCCCATAGTAATATATAAGTGGAGTGTCTTTGCTTAAGAGCAGTCaccgattacattaatgttgcctgagtacatgggatgatccatgtctgaggcgacttatgaaaataattgtagtttactgatttgagaaaacctgcacatgacacttgtcttgctgatgttgaatGCTTCTTGTCCTTATGATACAATTGTTTACAGGTATGAAGTTTGATTTTACTTCCAGATTTTGTtttccaggccatgatggtgtgtatgcaggctcctgggaGAGCCAGGTGTTAAGCAAACTTAATATGCAAAGCACACTAACATTTTCATTGCAGGATTATGGGTCCAGGGTGGTGCTGCTCCAGGGGAGGAGATGccctgatgttgcctgggaTATGATCTagctaatctttttctttaagactgGAATCCAGGTTTGGTGAGTTGACGCATGGGTGtgtccatgcgtcaagaggAGGGGTCCAAGgattaacattaaacaatgttttttattattgttgcagtgatttgtgtgattagctgtttatttacaaatattaaacctatgcaagtggtgcacccatgttcagatgaggctttgatggcctataagtgaagttcactgaactaaagaatgtggtttgatgattgttgacataCTCTCCAAATAGTTTGTCTTCCTAGCaaggaaatacaggtgcagcagtaatctcctgagaaatcttcagaggCCCAGTGAGAAGAGCATAGCTGACAGGaccaggcagtggttgaggtcaaagaTCAAGCTGATTGGGGCCCATCATGAAATCAGAccttggagccacagcaaggaccatgaaactgcctgcaaaatagaggagaggatcgtccacaagatgggagagaggcttcaggaggatcagagatcatcttcagcacagcagacatcacacagagagctgtgctactAAGCTTCCAGGAAATCAAGAGGAGACTTCCCACAGCAAGATTTTAAATACAAtgaaagattcaatattgacgctgaggaagacgactaaggtgtacgacgtgctctgccttaaaccttcagcagcgttggaacatgaaaactcgtgggatgaggggagcgtgccaagctccatcgacagcGCAGAAGGAGTTCgaggatgacatcatgattctgtgaaagcacaggaaccagaagctatggtggtgatgacagcagtttcctatgaacatcacctaatgctgtgCCACTATACTGTGCATACGATGACACTCTGAAGGCTGCTGGGATCATAACAGCAGTAAGATGACGGAACCCAGCACCCTTTCCACAGAGAGCTTTTTCTGCAGAGCGTGGACAATTAAGGAGTCATAAATATCCCCCTCACAAGACGAAGGTCTGAAGTCAGGTGATGGGGGCTGGTAAGAGGCCATAAAACTAGAGTGCTGAGAGGTCTGCAGCTTGGAAATAGCTGAGACCCATGTTGACGAAACACAAAACCAACTAGTATGTTTGAATGTCtattctacatacatttggactctggtcctatggacagtgatggaaacaactggaagagacattcATGACGCCCTGCAGAGCTTAAACCACTCTGCAGAAAGAcatgtgatgtgcacacccggAGGAAGCATCACCAAgctgagatgtttttgaaaatgttatcTTCTTATTTTcactattaaattaacaatttctttgtttgctcATAGGATGCAGTTTGCCATGAGATGAGATCAATGAGGAATGGGATAACTGCTAATACATTTGTTGAACTGTGTACCTTTTCAGTAATTTAGGGTGATTTGACGTATGCtgagtataaaaatgtttgcattgaaactgtcagacatgAGGTATTTATACCTGGGAACTTTTCAAGCATAAAggtcaaaaaggggggaaatgttagatttgtattgttgattgtcatttatgcttagaaatatttacttatatatgcttagagttttgtaattagttgtagattggtagaggttttgatccttgatagtctgcaaactttgtgtgtattagacagcactttgggagcatgagaggtcataccgtgtcttattattttatggtaggattaacgtagttgcgtctgttctagtctaagtgctctttgtttagatgaactgcaggacttcctcaccgtgttatctaggatgaaccatctagggtgagggggaggctaccctcttcctgaccaaggatgtttgaccctttgatcagcagtccccacacacacacacacacacacacacacacacacacacacacacacacacacacacacacaggcaaggtactctttgtttgtatgtagacgtcgtatgttaatgaacctatgcatattcatgtaacctcaataaaaggacagtgtatgggagaacggacgagagctactggggtcaagcgaaggaacggtgcctgtccggttctctcccgtgcacgagtaccatgaagaagtttgcctacttgcgtcttgcttgcagtgtaattatattgtcttcaacgttccagcggatgggttcaagctacaaacctaacaGTAACCATCTGCatatgtgtttgaaaaaagaaggctttgattttgccaccccatttgatttctctgccaccctaagaaaatttctctagatccacacCTGCTGATTGTGCAAGAGTGAGAACGAGGACCCAGGTTCAGACACAAAAGGAGATAGAGCGGATAGTTAAACCAAAAGTGAGACGTTTTATTTTAGCTGATAAACATGAATACAAAATAATGCGAGGCAAACTGGGCGACAAATTAAACTgctactaaactaaactgggaaaacggAACAAGATAACTGTGACTAATCACGATGACTATGATAACTATGATTTCTATGATGACTGTGACTATGAGTGCTATGACTAGACGTGGTGTCACAGACGTTCTGACAAAGACAAgacaatgaaaaacacagactaaaaacacacaaggggggggggggggggggggatcaggAATCACatagggaaacagctgacacacatgaacctaataatgggacaggggaagtgaaactaaatacaatgaacaaagaaaaccaggctctttcaaaataagacaggagGCAGACAATACTGACTTGATAACAAGGGAGACtggacagtgttggggagtaacggaatacatgtaccgccgttacgtatttaaaatacaaaatatgagtaactgtattccgttacagttaccgtttaaaaaggtggtattcagaatacagttactttgttgaaataaatggattacactgcggtactttcctgtttcattttgtcgcgggtcaggactgtttgggttttgtttgacagctacgttctgttgttccaggcggcagcgttacggttcccatggttacagggcgacgctctctctctctctgcgaccgtgtgtttcctgggtgagagagcgccttttgttgttgttgttgttgttgtgctaagctaacaggaagaatgctacaagcatagctctaaagaatgtagcatcatgggcagtgtagtccgtgctgcagggagaatggactgtgTAACGGTCTTTTGCATTTGATGTTTGTTGAAAGGCAAGTGAAAGGCCGAACCTGCCAAACAACAAGGCATGTGCTATTCATCGCCTCAAGAGTAACAAGCAGTACTACATGGACTATAAGAAATTCATGGATGAGATCCTAGCCCATGGAGATGCTGAAAGGGTCACAGAGCAAGACATTGATAAGACACCAGTTTGGTACATCCCACACCATTGTGTGTATCATCCACAAAAACCCGGAAAGATTCGTGTCGTCTTTGATGGCTCTGCCAAGTTCCAAGGCGCTTCCTTAAATGACCATCTCCTCACTGGTCCAGAGCTAACAAACACCTTGCTCGGAGTCTTGTGTCGCTTCCGAAGAGGCCCAGTGGCTTTCATGTGTGACATCGAACGCATGTTCCACCAATTCCATGTGCATGCTTGTGACCAAGATTACCTACGGTTCTTGTGGTGGGAGAACGGTGACCTTGAAACTCCATTCACTGTCTACAGGATGAAGGTACACCTATTTGGAGCAGCATCTTCTCCAGGTTGTGCCAACTATGGCCTCAAGCATCTTGCAGCTGAAGGGGAAGGAAGTTTTAATGAAGAAACCATCAAGTTCACCAACTTCTATGTTGATGACGGACTAGCAAGTGTTGACACTGAAGATCAGGCAATACAGCTGGTTAATGAAGCACGCAAACTCTGCAGCATGGGCAAACTTCGGTTGCACAAGTTCATCTCAAACAGCACCAAAGTTCTAGCTTCGCTTCCGAAAGAAGAATGCGCTGCAGCTCCCAAAGATCTAGATGTGGCACTCTGTGAAGTACATATGGAAAGAGCACTTGGTGTACAATGGTGTGTGGCATCAGATCAATTTCAGTTCAGAGTAGTTGTTAAGGAAAAACCACTCACCAGAAGAGGAGTATTGGCCACAGTCGCCTCTGTGTTCGATCCACTTGGGTTTGTGTCACCTTTCATTCTGCTGGGAAAGCAGATCTTGCAACAAATGTGTCGAGATAAACTCAGTTGGGATGATAACTTACCTGACAGACTTCGACCTCAGTGGGAGTATTGGTTGCGTGACCTGGGAAACCTTGCGGACGTAAAGGTTCACAGATGCTACATTCCTTCGAACTTCAAGGCACACCACTACGAACTTCATCATTTTTCTGATGCAAGTGCATCTGGATATGGAATGTGCACTTACCTCAGAGCAGTAAGCACAACTGGTGAAGTCCACTGCCCATTGGTGATGGGAAGATCAAGAGTTCCACCAACCAAAGTCACAACTATTCCTCGGCTTGAGTTGTCGGCGGCCGTTGTTGCTGTGCGCACTGGTGACATGCTGAAAAAGGAATTGGAAATGGAAATTTCAGAAGAAAGGTATTGGACTGACTCGAAGGTGGTACTCGGATACCTCAGCAATGAAGCCAGAAGATTTCATGTGTTTGTTGCAAACCGAGTGGAACGCATCAAACAAAGTACAGATTCAACCCAATGGAGGTATGTACCTTCCGAAGATAATCCGGCGGACCACGCCTCAAGAGGTCTCACAGCAGAACAACTTGTAGCATCAAACTGGTTCAAAGGCCCAGACCTCCTTTGGCAGAAGGTCATACCCAGTGGAGAAATTAAGGTGGGAGAGTTATCAACCAGTGACCCGGAGGTTAAGAAGGTTCAAGTCCACAAGATACAAGGGGAGGAACAAAGGTCACTGTTAGATCGCTTACACAAGTTTTCCCACTGGTCGAGGATGATTAAGGCAGTTGCTAGACTCAAGCGCTATgtgaaagaagcaaagcatCACAAGAGTAGATCACACGACATCAGTAGCCTACAAGAGAGAAAGGAAGCAGAGTTAACAATCATAAAGATGGTTCAAGAAACAGCCTTTGCTCAGCAAATAAGAACCTTGCAACATCATGATGTGATGCAGATGAAAGACAAGGTTAGCAAGTTACACAAGTTAAGTCCATTTCTTGATGACCAAGGCATTCTTCGGGTAGGCGGACGCTTAACACATGCAGCTTTGCACCCCAATGTCAAGCATCCTGCGATCCTGCCAAGAGACAGTCACGTGTCGGCATTACTGGTCAAACATTATCACGAGAAGACATACCATCAAGGACGAGGGATCACCATGAATGAACTTCGAGCTAATGGATTCTGGATTCTTGGATGCAGCAAGATTGTGTCATCTTACAtctataaatgtgtaaaatgcagAAGGTTCAGAAGGCgcacagagcagcagaagatGGCAGACCTCCCAGAGGATCGGATGGAGACCACACCGCCATTCACCTACTGTGGGATGGACTGCTTTGGTCCTTTTTATGTCAAAGAAGGCCACAAGGAGCTAAAGCGTTATGGCTTGCTAATCACTTGCATGTGCTCCAGAGCAGTGCATCTTGAAATGCTTGACGATCTCTCTACAGATTCCCTCATCAACTCCTTACGTGCATTCATGGCCATCAGAGGTACAGTTCGCCAGATAAGATGCGATCAAGGCACGAATTTTGTCGGCGCTAGAAATGAGTTTATTGGAGCATTTAAGGAAATGGATCAAGCCAAGCTAGGGAAACTGGACTGTGAGTTTCTCATGAACACCCCAGCGTCTAGTCATATGGGTGGTGTCTGGGAAAGACAAATTCGCACCATAAGAAGTGTTCTCATGTCCATTCTGGAACAATCAGCCAAACAACTCGACAGCTCCTCTCTGAGGATATTCCTGTATGAAGTCATGGCAGTGATTAATAGCAGACCATTGACTACTGACCAACTATGTGATCCATCAAACCCAGAACCTTTAACACCGAATCACATACTAACCATGAAGTCCACAATCATCTCTCCACCTCCAGGAAGGTTTGTGAAAGAAGATCTTTATCTCCGTAAGAGGTGGCGTCGTGTTCAACTACTTGCCAACACTTTCTGGACAAGGTGGAAAAAGGAGTATTTGTTAAATCTTCAAGGAAGACAGAAGTGGACCAAAGAGCACAGAAATGCTAAGATCAATGATGTTGTCCTCCTGAAGGATGAGATAACTCCATGCAACCAGTGGAAGTTGGCAAGGATCATTGAAGTGTATCCTGGAAAGGATGGAAAAGTGAGGAAGGTGAAATTGCTGCTGAGTGATCCAACCCTGGATAGAGCAGGAAAACGTAACTCCAAACCTGTGCACCTGGAAAGACCCATTCAGAAGACAGTCATTCTGATGGAAGCGGAAGACGATTCTCCACCGCACTCTGCTTAAAGGATAATTCACGATAGTTCATTCAAAAGCCGTTCATTAGTTCATAGGTTCATAGTTTTTAATCACAAGTGATTGGTGGGAGTGTAACGGTCTTTTGCATTTGATGTTTGTTGCATTTGATATTTGTTAAGCTGTATGTCTGGATTTTGTTCCTTTGCACCCTCTGGTGGTGAACTGTGTAGGGTACAGCTTTGCTGTTTGGGTCTCCACCCAGCCACTTTTCTTTTGCTAGCACACATGGTGTCTGCATGCTGCAACTCACAGTTAGCTCCACACATGGAGAAAATATTGTTTAAAGAGTGAAATAATTGATGAAGAAGATGGAAGATAAGGCAATAAGGCCATAAAGGACTATTTAGCACCTCCTGGATGTCAGCTCACGaggtttgtgtattttaaatggtttattttctgtaattaaggattttttgattgattgacaTTACGTACAAGAGCGCATTTTGATgtgatgtttatgttttattgttttgtccgTGAGCAGTTCTCACGGGTTGCCAAGACCAGAATAAACCCTGTTTTATAACTACATCGTGCGTACGTCAATCCTTGAGGGTGCTAcagactgccatacacgttaatgtgtctgtgagcgagggagggagaaaaaggcaaagtacgagttgtcatcgagcaaaaacgggagctggaagcatgtaaatataataataaccactgcagccaagaagagtgcctgacgagcccagttgtaagtaagctattaagactcgactgtacaccgtgttcgtgttttcctccgaaacaataagttccgttggagcagcctttcaacgcctctctctgtctctcgcaagaaaagttgacccacacaacaaagtaaagctatttttcggctacgagccgacagggaccccgccgtattagtcagaggtccctttactacagttcggaatCGCGGActttcagtaatagtaataaatcacacagcaatagtacattcacgttgttgtaaaaagcatgataatatattaagtaatccaaagtattcagaatacgttactgtcattgagtaacgtaacggaatacgttacagaatacattttggggcatgtaatctgtattctgtaatggaatacattttaaaagtaaccttcccaacactgagacTGGAACATAAGGGGTGACGACACAACAGGATCTAGATAAACAAGGACTAAAGAatttcaaaatacaaaacaactcAATCCTAACTAATGATAGAAACAACAAGAACTTAGCATGTCTTCTACAGTACATATCAATAATgcaaaatgaagagaaaatgctGGGTCCCAGACCCAGCCCATGACAAGACTGctgtaaatgttttatatttcatatttgtaagagattgtttttcttctccacaTGGCTGAAAAGTTCTGACCCTTGCTGCTAATCTGGCGTGTGGTCCAAAAACCAATCCAACAAAAATGCCCCCTACAATATAGTCACTTATTTACTAAATCTCACCTTTGATGATTGTCTGTTCAGGTGTAATATTTGTGGTCAGGATGCCTTTAGACACACTTAAAGATACCTACAAAAGAAAGGCctgaataaatttaaaaagcactcagaatataataataataataataataataataataataataataatggatactttattgatatCCATGCCTACCCCAGAATATCCTATACAGTCgtctacaaaaaaaataaactgtgtaTGAAATTATGCTATGTCAGTGTAACATTGGAATACCTATTGAAGATGGAAAGAAAGATGCTAGTTTATACTGTACATCAGACCATAAAtgaggtttgtgttttttctttcatttatcctAAAGCTG includes the following:
- the LOC113021405 gene encoding histone H1-like — encoded protein: MMRSTCQRCGGKGSIINTPCAEVQAKKKKTMTSKPKKVGLSVGELIVKAVAASKERNGLSVAALKKALAAGGYDVDKNKARVKTAIKSLVAKGTLVQTKGTRTSGSFKMNKATESKAKKPAAAKAKKPAAAAKKSPKKAAAALQLLDRTKLKENCRDC